The following coding sequences are from one Coffea arabica cultivar ET-39 chromosome 11e, Coffea Arabica ET-39 HiFi, whole genome shotgun sequence window:
- the LOC113717728 gene encoding uncharacterized protein gives MSSSNYNGRKKMEKSVEEDEVDELLKAAQDDMLLKLSLNSHMTHSSSQFSSIDPDLDSRFLALKKPHQSKSNSKSISKSKLDDTAGTTQQNPEKVLQNIDESDDLFARFAALKSSLPSYNTSVRDGQVQQQQQLMDDDGAGEEDEVEKVIKWAIDAARLDPSPPSNSNDDAASDADDVSDEEEDDGHGVDAGKKSKGK, from the coding sequence ATGAGTAGTAGTAATTACAACGGCAGAAAGAAGATGGAGAAGTCAGTTGAAGAAGATGAAGTGGATGAATTGCTGAAAGCTGCACAAGATGATATGCTTCTTAAACTCAGCCTCAATTCCCACATGACCCACTcttcctctcaattttctagcatTGACCCTGATCTTGATTCACGCTTTCTAGCCCTGAAAAAACCCcatcaatcaaaatcaaattcaaaatcaatatcaAAATCAAAGCTTGATGATACAGCAGGCACAACCCAGCAAAACCCAGAAAAGGTTTTGCAAAATATCGATGAAAGTGATGATCTTTTTGCAAGATTTGCTGCTCTCAAGAGTTCTCTTCCTTCGTATAATACTTCTGTTAGAGATGGTCAagtgcagcagcagcagcagttgATGGATGATGATGGTGCTGGAGAAGAAGATGAAGTGGAGAAGGTAATTAAGTGGGCTATTGATGCTGCTAGGCTTGACccttctcctccctctaatTCTAATGATGATGCTGCTAGTGATGCTGATGATGTTagtgatgaggaggaggatgaTGGTCATGGTGTTGATGCGGGGAAAAAGAGTAAAGGGAAATGA
- the LOC113717781 gene encoding major allergen Pru ar 1-like yields MAPLTCDYEVPCSIPPARLFKAFILDDHFITKVLPQAIKKVEIVEGDGGVGSIKLITFGEGSQYKGAKQRVDGIDKDNFTYSYTILESDAFSDKIEKVANVIKIEASADGGSICKTTSTYYPKGNIEYTEEQIEGAKQQIKAAKERSSAMFKAVEAYLIANPDVYK; encoded by the exons ATGGCCCCTCTCACTTGTGATTATGAGGTCCCCTGCTCAATCCCTCCTGCAAGGTTGTTCAAGGCCTTCATCCTTGATGACCACTTCATTACTAAGGTGCTGCCACAGGCCATTAAAAAGGTCGAAATCGTTGAAGGAGATGGAGGAGTGGGATCCATCAAGTTGATCACTTTTGGTGAAG GTAGTCAATATAAGGGTGCAAAACAAAGAGTCGATGGAATTGACAAAGACAACTTCACCTACAGCTATACTATTCTTGAAAGCGATGCCTTCAGTGATAAGATTGAAAAAGTAGCTAACGTGATTAAAATCGAAGCCTCAGCTGATGGAGGGTCAATCTGTAAGACCACCAGCACATACTACCCCAAGGGCAATATCGAGTATACCGAAGAACAAATTGAGGGAGCAAAACAGCAAATTAAGGCAGCAAAAGAAAGGTCCTCGGCCATGTTCAAGGCTGTGGAAGCCTACCTCATCGCAAATCCTGATGTATACAAGTGA